The Rhodopseudomonas palustris genome window below encodes:
- a CDS encoding MFS transporter: MNKDRVIPLIVAAALFMENMDATVIATSLPAIAADIGTSPLTLKLAITSYLLSLAVFIPASGWTADRFGARTVFSIAIAVFMVGSIGCALSSSIHHFVIARIIQGIGGAMMTPVGRLVLLRSIEKSALVGAMAWVTVPALIGPVIGPPLGGFITTYFSWHWIFLINIPIGLIGIAMAQRFIDPIQGERPERFDLMGLVLAGIGVAGIAFGLSVAGLGLLHWSVVVGLIGVGAIAMTLYVFHARRVPAPVLDFSLLRLTTLRSSLIGGFLFRLGIGALPFLLPLLMQIGFGLSPFQSGLVTFASAAGAIGMKTLAARIIRAFGFRNIMTVNAVVSSVFLAACALFAPGTPLLLIMIILVVGGFFRSLQFTSINTVAYAEVEQAQMSRATTLLSVGQQLALSAGVAVGAFSVEATMALRGVTTLGAADFAPAFIVVAVPAALSALFFWQMPSDAGHEISGRKAIEISSKKAGAKAATKAASEQTQDARDQRFG; this comes from the coding sequence AGCTGGCGATCACCTCGTATCTGCTGTCGCTGGCGGTGTTCATTCCGGCGTCGGGCTGGACTGCGGACCGGTTCGGTGCGCGCACGGTGTTCTCGATCGCAATCGCGGTGTTCATGGTCGGCTCGATCGGCTGCGCGCTGTCGAGCTCGATCCATCACTTCGTCATCGCCCGCATTATCCAGGGGATCGGGGGGGCGATGATGACTCCTGTTGGGCGGTTGGTGCTGCTGCGCTCGATCGAAAAAAGCGCGCTGGTCGGGGCGATGGCCTGGGTGACGGTACCGGCGCTGATCGGGCCGGTGATCGGGCCACCGCTCGGCGGCTTCATCACCACCTACTTCTCCTGGCACTGGATCTTCCTGATCAACATCCCGATCGGGCTGATCGGGATCGCGATGGCGCAGCGTTTCATCGATCCCATCCAGGGCGAACGCCCAGAACGGTTCGACCTGATGGGCCTGGTCCTCGCCGGCATCGGCGTCGCCGGTATCGCCTTCGGCCTGTCGGTCGCCGGCCTCGGCCTGCTGCACTGGAGCGTGGTGGTCGGGCTGATCGGCGTCGGCGCGATCGCGATGACGCTGTACGTGTTCCACGCCCGCAGAGTGCCGGCGCCGGTGCTGGACTTCTCGCTGCTACGCCTGACGACGCTGCGCTCCAGCCTGATCGGCGGCTTTCTGTTTCGGCTCGGCATCGGCGCACTGCCGTTCCTACTACCGCTGCTGATGCAGATCGGCTTCGGGCTGTCGCCGTTTCAATCCGGCCTCGTCACCTTCGCTTCCGCAGCCGGCGCGATCGGGATGAAGACGCTGGCGGCGCGGATCATCCGCGCCTTCGGGTTCCGCAACATCATGACGGTGAACGCCGTGGTCAGCTCGGTGTTTCTCGCCGCCTGCGCGCTGTTCGCACCGGGCACGCCGCTGCTGCTGATCATGATCATCCTGGTGGTCGGCGGCTTCTTCCGATCGCTGCAGTTCACCTCGATCAACACCGTCGCATATGCCGAGGTCGAGCAGGCCCAGATGAGCCGCGCCACCACCCTGCTCAGCGTCGGCCAGCAGCTTGCGCTGTCGGCAGGTGTTGCAGTCGGTGCATTCTCGGTGGAAGCGACGATGGCGCTGCGCGGCGTCACCACGCTCGGCGCGGCCGACTTCGCCCCCGCCTTTATCGTGGTGGCGGTACCGGCTGCGCTGTCAGCGCTGTTCTTCTGGCAGATGCCGAGCGATGCCGGCCACGAGATTTCGGGGCGCAAGGCGATCGAGATTTCGAGCAAGAAGGCCGGCGCCAAAGCCGCGACCAAGGCTGCGTCCGAACAGACCCAGGACGCCCGCGACCAGCGGTTCGGCTAG